The Perca flavescens isolate YP-PL-M2 chromosome 23, PFLA_1.0, whole genome shotgun sequence genome has a window encoding:
- the chrm2a gene encoding muscarinic acetylcholine receptor M2a gives MDVFNFTYWNASEGNDTEVVEESKSPYKTVEVVFIVLVAGSLSLVTVIGNILVMLSIKVNRNLQTVNNYFLFSLACADLIIGLCSMNLYTVYIVMGYWPLGPVVCDLWLALDYVVSNASVMNLLIISFDRYFCVTKPLSYPVRRTTKMAGMMIAAAWVLSFILWAPAILFWQFIVGGRTVPEKECYIQFFSNAAVTFGTAIAAFYLPVIIMIQLYWQISRASKSRVKKDNRKPSGANPEPLSPGQRRINTPKPNNNNVPGEDTARSQSQNADGANKHDQHDGKLQNGKGPSSTSAEGEAEGDDVAKENCTPGEEKESSNDSTSGSVPASIQKDEEAAPSAANSSAETTQPLPRQRAKAGGSKLTCIKIKTKSPKGDCYTPSNTTVEIVPATERQNHVTRKIVKMTKQPPNKKKKMPPSREKKVTRTIMAILVAFVATWTPYNVMVLINTFCSSCIPNTVWTIGYWLCYINSTINPACYALCNVTFKKTFKHLLLCQYKNIRSAR, from the coding sequence ATGGATGTATTCAATTTCACGTACTGGAATGCCTCTGAAGGCAATGACACAGAAGTTGTGGAAGAGAGTAAAAGCCCCTACAAGACTGTGGAGGTGGTGTTCATCGTGTTGGTGGCCGGTTCCCTCAGTTTGGTTACAGTTATTGGAAATATCCTGGTCATGCTTTCCATCAAAGTTAATAGGAACTTACAGACCGTCAACAACTATTTTTTATTCAGCCTTGCATGTGCTGACCTAATTATTGGACTTTGCTCTATGAACTTGTACACAGTCTACATAGTAATGGGGTACTGGCCCCTGGGCCCGGTGGTGTGTGACTTGTGGTTAGCCTTGGACTATGTCGTCAGCAATGCATCTGTCATGAATCTTCTCATCATAAGCTTTGACAGATATTTCTGTGTCACCAAGCCTCTCAGCTACCCTGTCAGAAGGACCACCAAGATGGCAGGAATGATGATTGCAGCAGCATGGGTCCTGTCTTTCATTCTCTGGGCACCAGCCATTCTCTTCTGGCAGTTCATTGTTGGTGGGCGGACAGTGCCTGAGAAGGAGTGCTACATCCAGTTCTTCTCTAATGCCGCAGTCACTTTTGGCACTGCCATCGCCGCCTTTTACCTGCCTGTCATCATTATGATTCAGCTCTATTGGCAGATCTCCAGAGCGAGCAAGAGCCGTGTGAAGAAGGATAACCGCAAGCCGTCAGGAGCCAATCCAGAGCCCCTGTCGCCTGGCCAGAGAAGGATAAACACACCAAAACCCAACAATAACAACGTTCCAGGGGAGGACACAGCTCGTTCTCAGAGCCAGAATGCTGATGGAGCTAACAAGCATGACCAGCATGATGGAAAACTGCAAAATGGCAAGGGACCTTCCTCGACATCTGCTGAGGGAGAAGCCGAAGGTGACGACGTGGCAAAGGAGAACTGCACTCctggagaggagaaggagagctCCAATGATTCAACATCTGGCAGCGTGCCTGCGTCGATTCAAAAGGATGAGGAGGCGGCACCATCCGCCGCTAACTCCAGTGCCGAGACAACCCAGCCACTCCCACGTCAGCGAGCCAAGGCAGGGGGCTCCAAGCTGACCTGCATCAAGATCAAGACTAAATCGCCCAAGGGTGACTGCTACACGCCATCCAACACTACTGTTGAGATCGTCCCAGCCACAGAGCGGCAGAATCACGTGACACGGAAGATTGTGAAGATGACAAAGCAACCTCccaacaagaagaagaaaatgccGCCTTCACGGGAGAAAAAAGTTACCCGCACCATAATGGCCATCCTGGTAGCTTTTGTTGCCACCTGGACTCCTTATAATGTGATGGTGCTTATTAACACCTTCTGCTCCAGCTGTATCCCCAACACAGTGTGGACTATTGGCTACTGGCTGTGCTACATCAACAGCACCATCAACCCGGCCTGCTACGCTTTGTGCAATgtcacatttaaaaagacatTCAAACATCTTCTTCTCTGCCAATATAAAAATATCAGGTCAGCCAGATAA